One window from the genome of Bdellovibrio sp. NC01 encodes:
- a CDS encoding MFS transporter → MTSPALKKGFILLLSFAVGTMAANIYYSQPILALLADSLGLRSDAAGLIMTFTQIGYGLGVLFVIPLGDLLENKKLILFMIGLTIVASLVLGLSQSVVTYLAASVAVGLGASAVQIIIPYTTHLYDKAMRGQVLGSLMSGLMLGIMLSRPLASLLTDFVSLHAVFYVSAAIMAVLLWLLARSLPTRQPAATSMKYTQLIWSMKHLFTSTPTLRRRAVYQSLMFAAFCSFWTTAPLMLIHSAFQFTQKGVAVFALAGLAGAIAAPFAGRLADKGYSRQATLVAFAVAIISFLMNHFIQEGSLVSLVLLVISANLLDAGVSAHLVLGQRAIFMIDPHNQSRLNGLYIGIVYLGGGIGSAFGAWAYAHGGWGASTLVGLLFPTIALGLAVSEKYFGYQEELKTA, encoded by the coding sequence ATGACATCTCCAGCTCTCAAAAAAGGTTTTATTCTTCTTTTATCCTTCGCTGTCGGTACGATGGCGGCAAATATCTATTATTCGCAACCTATCCTGGCACTGCTTGCGGATTCCTTAGGACTGCGCTCTGATGCCGCAGGTCTTATCATGACGTTCACGCAGATCGGTTATGGATTGGGCGTCTTGTTCGTGATTCCTTTAGGGGATTTGCTTGAAAATAAAAAATTGATTCTCTTTATGATAGGCTTAACGATCGTTGCATCGTTAGTGCTGGGTTTATCGCAGTCAGTTGTCACTTATCTTGCGGCCTCTGTGGCTGTGGGGTTAGGAGCTTCGGCCGTGCAAATCATTATCCCTTATACAACGCACCTTTATGACAAAGCCATGCGCGGGCAAGTGCTTGGCAGTCTGATGAGCGGTCTGATGTTAGGGATTATGCTGTCTCGTCCGCTTGCAAGTTTATTAACTGATTTCGTTTCGCTTCATGCAGTGTTTTACGTCTCGGCTGCTATCATGGCGGTGTTATTGTGGTTGCTAGCTCGCAGTTTGCCGACTCGTCAACCGGCAGCGACAAGTATGAAGTACACGCAGTTGATCTGGTCGATGAAACATCTCTTCACATCCACACCAACCTTAAGAAGAAGAGCCGTTTATCAATCACTGATGTTTGCCGCGTTCTGTTCTTTCTGGACGACGGCACCGCTCATGCTGATTCATTCCGCTTTTCAATTTACGCAAAAAGGTGTTGCAGTATTTGCCTTGGCCGGTCTTGCTGGAGCAATCGCCGCGCCTTTTGCGGGTCGTCTTGCCGATAAAGGTTACAGTCGTCAAGCGACGCTGGTTGCGTTTGCCGTCGCTATTATTTCGTTCTTAATGAATCATTTCATTCAAGAGGGCAGTCTTGTATCGCTGGTCCTCTTAGTGATCTCTGCAAATTTGTTGGATGCAGGTGTGTCTGCGCATTTAGTGTTGGGTCAGCGTGCGATTTTCATGATTGATCCACACAATCAAAGTCGTTTGAATGGTTTGTACATTGGTATCGTTTATCTGGGTGGCGGTATTGGTTCTGCATTCGGTGCATGGGCTTACGCCCACGGCGGTTGGGGAGCATCCACACTCGTCGGACTCCTATTCCCAACAATCGCATTGGGTTTGGCAGTCAGTGAAAAGTATTTTGGTTATCAAGAGGAATTGAAAACCGCGTAG
- a CDS encoding tail fiber domain-containing protein: MPVFTYILTALIFLSQAVFASPATLEYQGRILKSDGTPLEYGNVSFLFQITDPAGSCIIYQELRSGYSMVNSRGIFDVPIGSGTVQYPLSGGTSILDIFDNSANFYCGSCSSSGSSYTCSATTTQYAPVVSDGRLLRVSFYDGSGWKTISPDNVIRSVPYSGFAMTAQKLGTNVASDFLLKAGLPTCSAGTFLSWNGSSLSCAGVSGSSGGTVTNVVSSNAYLSIVNGATTPTLTVNVGTTANTVAAGNDTRIVNAIQTGASAGGDLSGTLPSPTVAKIQGVAVSTTAPASGNVLKYSGSNWAPTALATSDVSGLDTALSGKISASQISGSCAANQTLVFLSPTSTWTCTNISLNDSQITYASRSANQFLASPDNASGAPTFRAMTSADLPAGTLSGAGTAGYVPYYNASSTLTNSMLYYDGSNLGLNTSSPAAKVHVVDEGTGVVLFDNYSSVASTNPALIGRKAGGTKASPTAVTNAQTLMFIGARGYTGTAFSSASKASLMMSAAENWSDTAQGTKVGIFTTTNGGTTSAERVRIENNGYVGIGTTTPTSQLEVRGGLAVSNSNASVAIALKPEDPTSTYTNTADERWFQLMTTTIGTDINYKFSWRNADGSSRSDVMNFLKDGTVNFLNKVGINTNTPRVTVDMANATDALGLPTGTTAQRPTTLNIGMIRWNKDNVAAEIYNGTAWVSLGTYSGTGAYSNVSTITGSSSGLSVSAGGTNQDLTLSGTGTGVVKTGSVMTVTNSTASTGYNNGALVVSGGVGVNGNINASGNIATSGAVSGSTLYAPQIYGGTTASQNISIDSTSHATKGSILLASSGGNVGVGTATPNALLALNSTDANATGPYSIIAQTGVTNNVYVNGLANITSTTTTANSVYGSLNYVTFAPSANSSAEGSASQSEVVVPATSNVTLSNYLYGGQAKTVNLGSGNITGGMQAMYTYAANAGTGTVANLMGAAANAGNFSTGTVSNLYGLRITTNNLAGGTVTNAYGLYVGGLGAGGGTYTNTPYDIYASDSGANNYFAGKTGIGTAAPLNKLDVSGGVVIGSGYAGVKTAPTNGLAVQGPVYVNQSAAYTTNTMTTPIFQVSNVGDSNAGFNTFSNAGSGFQSRILLNRSRGSTVGDFTATQSGDGLGSIHFGGSDGAGLFTAAVISGLVDNTVATGVVPGRLTFQTVNSSGTLMERMRIDSSGNVGIGTTAPPTKLAIVPSVYTAAVDGVQFMSSDNSIHSIIQPIKVANGAMNLYLGANTYASTSGTGLPQFSNAVASAGINIRSDSGALHFITGPVGSTPTVQMVFNSSGNLGIGTSGPGYRLEVQGGDIYTGGYFRSPNGTIQTSDIRFKKNIAPIENALDKILSLRGVTYDWRQEEFPDKNFSDRHQIGVIAQEVETKFPEAVAVDKQGYKSVNYAVLVAPLINAVKELYAKMTGHDEQIANVTRRLASIEESKKTDKAEIDSLKKENAALKAYLCAKDPKAPICR; this comes from the coding sequence ATGCCTGTATTTACTTATATTCTCACTGCATTAATTTTCCTTTCTCAAGCTGTGTTCGCTTCTCCAGCGACGCTTGAATATCAAGGGCGTATTTTAAAATCTGACGGCACTCCTTTAGAGTACGGTAACGTTTCGTTTCTTTTTCAAATTACAGACCCCGCTGGTAGTTGCATCATTTATCAAGAACTCCGTTCCGGTTATAGCATGGTGAATTCGCGCGGTATTTTTGATGTGCCGATCGGCTCAGGAACCGTGCAATATCCTTTAAGCGGTGGAACTTCGATTCTTGATATCTTCGACAACTCTGCAAACTTCTATTGTGGTTCTTGTTCAAGTTCTGGCAGTTCGTATACGTGTTCTGCAACGACGACTCAGTATGCGCCTGTTGTTTCTGATGGTCGTTTGTTGCGCGTATCTTTTTACGATGGCAGTGGTTGGAAAACAATTTCACCAGATAACGTGATTCGTTCAGTTCCTTATTCTGGTTTCGCTATGACGGCGCAAAAATTAGGAACAAATGTCGCGAGTGATTTCTTGCTTAAAGCTGGGTTGCCAACATGTTCTGCCGGTACATTCTTGTCATGGAATGGTTCAAGCTTATCTTGTGCGGGTGTATCAGGTTCAAGTGGTGGTACGGTTACTAACGTTGTTTCAAGCAACGCTTATTTAAGTATCGTGAATGGAGCAACGACTCCGACATTAACAGTAAACGTTGGAACAACAGCGAATACAGTGGCTGCCGGTAACGACACACGTATTGTGAATGCAATTCAAACGGGTGCTTCAGCAGGCGGCGATTTGTCTGGAACTCTGCCTTCCCCAACGGTCGCAAAAATTCAGGGTGTTGCAGTTAGTACAACGGCTCCAGCATCTGGCAACGTACTAAAATACAGCGGCAGTAACTGGGCACCGACGGCTCTTGCAACCAGTGATGTGTCAGGTCTTGATACTGCGTTAAGTGGTAAGATCAGTGCTTCGCAAATTTCAGGAAGCTGTGCTGCGAATCAAACTCTTGTGTTTCTTTCACCGACAAGCACTTGGACTTGTACGAATATTTCTTTAAACGATTCGCAGATCACTTATGCCTCTCGTTCTGCTAATCAATTTTTAGCGTCACCTGATAATGCAAGTGGTGCTCCGACTTTCCGTGCGATGACTTCTGCCGACTTGCCAGCGGGTACCCTGTCAGGTGCGGGAACTGCGGGATATGTCCCGTATTATAATGCAAGCTCAACACTTACAAATTCAATGCTGTATTATGATGGTTCAAACTTGGGTCTTAACACTTCATCGCCAGCAGCTAAAGTTCATGTCGTTGATGAAGGCACGGGAGTCGTTTTATTCGATAACTATTCTTCAGTGGCATCAACAAATCCTGCGTTGATTGGTCGTAAAGCAGGTGGCACGAAGGCAAGTCCGACGGCTGTGACAAATGCGCAAACATTGATGTTCATTGGTGCTCGCGGTTATACAGGTACGGCTTTCAGTTCGGCTTCAAAAGCTTCATTGATGATGTCAGCTGCTGAAAACTGGAGTGATACTGCCCAAGGGACGAAGGTTGGCATTTTCACAACGACAAACGGTGGAACAACGTCGGCGGAACGCGTGCGAATTGAAAACAACGGTTATGTCGGTATCGGGACGACTACTCCTACTTCACAACTTGAAGTCCGTGGTGGTCTTGCTGTTTCAAATTCAAATGCGTCGGTAGCCATTGCTTTGAAGCCTGAAGATCCAACGAGCACTTATACAAATACGGCGGATGAACGTTGGTTTCAATTGATGACGACAACGATCGGGACCGACATCAATTACAAATTCTCGTGGAGAAATGCTGACGGCAGTTCGCGTTCAGACGTCATGAACTTTTTAAAGGACGGCACCGTAAATTTCCTGAACAAAGTTGGTATTAACACCAATACTCCACGCGTGACTGTAGATATGGCGAATGCGACGGATGCATTGGGTTTGCCGACGGGGACAACAGCTCAACGTCCGACGACTTTGAACATTGGTATGATCCGTTGGAACAAAGACAATGTCGCTGCAGAAATTTACAATGGCACGGCGTGGGTCAGCCTTGGCACTTATTCCGGCACTGGTGCCTATTCGAACGTATCAACCATCACGGGTTCAAGTAGTGGTTTGTCAGTTTCTGCGGGTGGTACAAATCAAGATCTGACTTTATCTGGAACAGGGACGGGGGTTGTTAAAACAGGCTCGGTCATGACCGTGACAAATTCAACGGCTTCGACAGGTTATAATAACGGTGCTCTTGTAGTCAGTGGTGGTGTCGGCGTCAATGGCAATATCAATGCGAGTGGTAACATCGCGACATCGGGTGCTGTTAGTGGTAGTACACTTTATGCGCCACAAATTTATGGTGGCACAACAGCTTCACAAAATATTTCTATTGATTCAACTTCCCATGCAACCAAAGGAAGTATTTTACTCGCTTCCAGTGGTGGCAATGTGGGCGTTGGTACGGCGACTCCGAATGCGTTGCTAGCGCTCAATTCCACGGACGCTAATGCAACGGGACCTTACTCGATCATTGCACAAACGGGTGTGACAAATAATGTTTACGTGAATGGTTTAGCAAATATCACAAGCACAACGACGACGGCGAATTCCGTTTATGGTTCTTTAAACTATGTGACTTTTGCTCCTTCAGCGAACTCATCAGCAGAAGGTTCAGCGAGTCAAAGTGAAGTCGTCGTACCGGCAACTTCTAATGTTACGCTTTCGAATTATCTTTATGGCGGTCAAGCCAAGACTGTAAATTTGGGCAGCGGTAATATCACTGGCGGCATGCAGGCGATGTACACGTACGCCGCCAATGCGGGTACAGGAACAGTTGCAAATTTAATGGGGGCTGCTGCAAATGCCGGTAACTTCTCGACAGGCACTGTGAGCAACCTCTATGGCTTAAGAATTACGACCAACAATTTAGCTGGCGGTACAGTGACGAATGCATATGGTCTGTACGTCGGTGGTCTTGGGGCTGGTGGCGGTACATATACAAACACACCTTATGATATTTACGCTTCGGACTCAGGCGCGAATAATTATTTTGCTGGTAAAACGGGAATAGGCACGGCGGCTCCGCTGAATAAGTTAGATGTTAGTGGTGGAGTTGTCATCGGCTCAGGTTATGCCGGAGTAAAAACAGCGCCGACGAATGGTTTGGCTGTTCAAGGTCCTGTCTATGTCAATCAGTCGGCGGCTTATACGACAAACACTATGACGACTCCGATATTTCAAGTGTCAAATGTGGGCGATTCGAATGCAGGGTTTAATACATTTAGCAATGCGGGATCTGGTTTTCAAAGTCGCATCTTGCTGAATCGTTCTCGCGGTTCGACTGTCGGTGATTTCACAGCGACGCAAAGTGGTGATGGTCTTGGCAGTATTCACTTTGGGGGATCTGATGGCGCGGGACTTTTCACAGCGGCTGTGATTTCGGGCCTTGTGGATAATACCGTTGCAACGGGCGTTGTTCCGGGACGTCTGACATTCCAAACAGTGAATTCCTCAGGAACATTGATGGAGCGTATGCGTATTGATTCAAGTGGTAACGTTGGTATTGGTACGACGGCTCCGCCAACGAAGTTAGCGATTGTCCCTAGCGTTTATACCGCAGCCGTAGATGGTGTTCAGTTCATGAGTTCTGATAACTCTATTCACAGTATCATTCAGCCGATTAAGGTTGCGAATGGCGCGATGAATTTGTATTTGGGTGCAAACACTTATGCGAGTACGAGCGGAACGGGCTTGCCGCAATTTAGCAATGCCGTAGCTTCTGCGGGTATCAATATCAGATCCGATAGTGGTGCACTTCATTTCATTACGGGTCCTGTCGGAAGTACGCCAACAGTGCAGATGGTATTTAATTCGAGTGGTAATTTAGGTATCGGTACGAGTGGTCCGGGATATCGCTTGGAAGTTCAAGGTGGTGACATTTATACGGGCGGATACTTCCGTTCGCCCAATGGAACAATTCAAACTTCTGATATTCGTTTTAAAAAGAACATCGCGCCGATTGAAAATGCCTTGGATAAGATCTTATCTCTGCGTGGTGTGACTTACGATTGGCGCCAAGAAGAATTCCCCGATAAGAACTTTAGCGATAGACATCAAATCGGTGTGATTGCGCAAGAGGTGGAAACTAAATTCCCTGAAGCCGTCGCCGTTGATAAACAAGGTTATAAGTCAGTGAACTACGCAGTTCTTGTTGCGCCGTTGATCAATGCAGTCAAAGAGCTTTATGCGAAAATGACAGGTCATGATGAACAGATCGCCAATGTGACTCGCAGATTAGCGAGCATTGAGGAAAGTAAAAAGACAGATAAAGCTGAAATTGATTCTTTGAAAAAAGAAAACGCAGCACTGAAGGCATATCTGTGCGCAAAAGATCCGAAAGCTCCAATCTGTCGTTAA
- a CDS encoding TIGR02147 family protein, protein MSTQRYTSARKFLLDELMNRQKRNPSYSQRAFARDLGILPSRLSEMMTGKVGISYRNANKIAQRLELSDEDKAMFLDLVQSEYGRSAAIRQASSERLRDRLQEAYAFKQEEFNVISDWYHAAILELVDLKDFEVSAKHVAKRLGISPDIAGEAIHRLERLNFLKIKNGGAEKTHRNRATTLDVPSAYIRKSHAQVLRKAEEALDTRPVSERDYSYMMFAMPKKKISYLKKVLLSLRKELAKEIEELESQNSDSVFCVGMQCFEVTESK, encoded by the coding sequence ATGAGTACACAGAGATACACAAGCGCCCGAAAGTTTCTTTTGGACGAGCTAATGAACCGCCAGAAGCGGAACCCTTCTTACTCGCAGCGTGCTTTCGCTCGAGACCTTGGCATCCTTCCTTCGCGTTTAAGTGAAATGATGACTGGAAAAGTAGGGATTTCGTATCGCAATGCCAACAAGATTGCGCAGCGTCTGGAGTTGTCTGATGAAGATAAAGCGATGTTCTTAGATCTTGTGCAAAGTGAATACGGAAGAAGTGCGGCGATTCGCCAAGCTTCATCCGAACGACTGCGTGATCGCTTGCAAGAGGCTTACGCCTTTAAGCAAGAAGAGTTTAACGTGATCTCTGACTGGTATCATGCGGCGATACTGGAATTGGTTGATTTGAAAGACTTTGAAGTGTCAGCGAAGCATGTCGCGAAGCGCTTAGGGATTTCTCCAGATATTGCTGGTGAAGCGATTCATCGTTTAGAACGTCTGAATTTTTTAAAAATTAAAAATGGTGGTGCGGAAAAAACTCATCGCAATCGTGCGACGACGTTGGATGTTCCTTCTGCGTATATTCGTAAATCTCATGCGCAAGTTTTGAGAAAAGCAGAAGAGGCCTTAGACACTCGTCCCGTTAGTGAAAGAGATTATTCATATATGATGTTCGCAATGCCGAAGAAGAAAATTTCGTATCTTAAGAAAGTATTGCTGTCGTTACGAAAAGAACTTGCGAAGGAAATTGAAGAGCTTGAATCGCAAAACAGCGATTCCGTGTTCTGCGTTGGGATGCAATGTTTTGAAGTGACAGAGAGCAAGTAG
- a CDS encoding ABC transporter substrate-binding protein: MKSLTIVHLFIVIAFLIAPFAGHADCSRIFVVGTNTDAVAKKRAGINAISIELFSEIKKRVNCVYNERTLSFTKALEELRNNRIDIFAFAFKAPEWTAVTNSEVLYSVSRILLVSKGVYKKEFTISDYIKNPKIKFGVVSGGMFFTNKDELDLLEKEKRAVYDPFPDGVIELLTQRKVQAVFTSPTFYRRYVKQFKLAELTEAIPDKNNNLDLTLFFSKTRVKPEEQKIFADAIKSMRKDGFIRKTLLKYVLEDDVNKYYTF, encoded by the coding sequence ATGAAGTCGTTAACGATTGTGCATCTATTTATTGTTATTGCATTTTTAATTGCGCCATTTGCAGGCCATGCGGACTGCAGTCGTATCTTTGTTGTTGGCACAAACACGGACGCTGTCGCAAAAAAACGCGCTGGAATTAACGCTATTTCCATTGAACTCTTTTCAGAAATAAAAAAGCGCGTGAATTGTGTTTACAACGAACGCACTCTTTCTTTCACTAAAGCTCTTGAAGAACTTCGTAATAACCGTATTGATATTTTTGCATTTGCATTCAAAGCTCCCGAGTGGACCGCTGTCACGAATTCGGAAGTTCTTTATTCTGTTTCGCGTATTTTGCTCGTAAGTAAAGGCGTCTATAAAAAAGAGTTCACAATTTCTGATTATATTAAAAATCCAAAAATCAAATTCGGTGTTGTTTCGGGTGGCATGTTCTTCACAAATAAAGATGAATTGGATTTGTTAGAAAAAGAAAAACGTGCGGTCTATGATCCGTTTCCTGACGGCGTCATCGAACTACTGACCCAACGCAAGGTTCAAGCTGTCTTTACATCGCCTACTTTTTATCGTCGTTATGTAAAACAGTTCAAATTGGCGGAATTGACGGAAGCCATTCCTGATAAAAATAATAATCTGGATTTGACACTGTTCTTTTCAAAAACACGTGTGAAGCCTGAAGAGCAAAAAATCTTTGCGGATGCGATTAAATCTATGCGCAAAGACGGGTTCATTCGCAAAACTCTTCTGAAGTACGTTCTCGAAGATGATGTAAATAAGTACTATACTTTCTAG
- a CDS encoding helix-turn-helix transcriptional regulator, with product MDEISHPSLKDVTMEQVLKALGDPVRLSAVRELIAAKGGEKACGTFSYTVTKATFSHHLQILREAGIIWTRVEGKHKYTSLRTKELEKHFPGLMNVIAKY from the coding sequence ATGGATGAAATAAGTCACCCTTCTTTAAAAGATGTCACAATGGAACAGGTCTTAAAGGCCCTGGGCGATCCTGTGCGTCTCTCAGCCGTGCGCGAGCTTATCGCCGCTAAAGGCGGAGAAAAGGCTTGTGGGACTTTCAGTTACACGGTGACGAAAGCCACGTTTTCACACCATCTACAGATTTTACGTGAAGCTGGAATCATCTGGACGCGCGTCGAGGGTAAACATAAATACACATCTCTGCGCACGAAAGAATTGGAAAAACATTTTCCAGGTTTGATGAACGTTATTGCCAAATACTGA
- a CDS encoding DNA-binding response regulator, with translation MAEGKGQIDLVTVPHLDKGAVLEAKPDLVLLTEPIIDRLLSNPFLQELESEHRFSIFSFLNKDDVAYRLKSYQVGAQDCLSLEMVPEELHFKMSILTRRTNLLRNVPPTIELKNMLIFPAYKRVLINNQEVRLANKEYEILLLLIKKREQFVTAAEIIASIWKGATVSQGNIYTQIHNLKRKIKNFDGTIASQYGVGFRLYVEPPSDS, from the coding sequence GTGGCTGAAGGAAAGGGGCAGATCGATCTGGTAACCGTTCCTCATTTGGACAAAGGCGCTGTTCTTGAAGCAAAGCCAGATTTGGTTCTGTTGACGGAGCCTATCATCGATCGTTTGCTTTCAAATCCATTTTTGCAAGAGCTCGAGTCTGAACATCGTTTTTCAATTTTTAGTTTTTTAAATAAAGACGATGTGGCTTATCGCTTGAAGTCTTATCAAGTGGGCGCACAAGATTGTTTAAGCCTTGAGATGGTCCCTGAAGAATTGCACTTTAAGATGTCTATCTTAACTCGACGTACGAACTTGCTGCGCAATGTTCCACCTACGATCGAACTGAAGAATATGCTGATCTTCCCTGCGTACAAAAGAGTTTTGATTAATAATCAAGAAGTGCGTTTGGCGAATAAGGAATATGAAATTCTTCTGCTGTTGATTAAGAAGCGCGAACAGTTTGTGACAGCAGCAGAAATTATTGCGTCGATATGGAAGGGCGCGACGGTTTCTCAAGGAAACATCTACACGCAGATTCATAATCTCAAACGTAAAATTAAAAACTTCGATGGCACGATTGCTTCACAATATGGAGTGGGTTTTCGACTGTACGTCGAGCCTCCATCAGATTCTTAA
- a CDS encoding methyl-accepting chemotaxis protein — protein sequence MASFSWLRGIKGKLFLSACLPLFGFAAVMYVSYTSQSTASKMLDESYSDVIPNVTSLGNLEGGRARIGQYLWGTVANFNAPKQRETYLKKAETAIEEYKAAVKEYEATPDQPGEPQLYAPMKEHYADYVARVEDMIKTLHTPTAENYEKVRGLMSEGTYNAESVEIKTTTSKIMGIYKQLAIDNNKKQKAETEKSLFLLFAIGAAAGFGVFAMLMLIASRLSKTVGGIVNNLTDAGSQVNLAISQLSQAGQSLSQSSTSAAASLEETVASLEEMSSMVNMNSDNAKQAAGLSQASRTAAEEGEREIKNLVASMQDISQSSKKIEEIINVIDDIAFQTNLLALNASVEAARAGDHGKGFAVVAEAVRSLAQRSAVAAKDITSLIKDSVEKIENGTKIADRSGDVLNNIVTSIKKVSDLNNEIAAASSEQTTGIQQISKAMNQLDQSSQTNAASSEEIASTAEEIASQSTQMQNLVVNLNGYVAGEKTPEATVSEVKPAPAAKWSAKPSAKGQPQPTAKKAANKVLKFTPPAKKTVASSSAEMIPFDDDERKVGTTDGF from the coding sequence ATGGCTTCTTTTTCTTGGCTTCGCGGTATCAAGGGCAAATTATTCCTGTCAGCTTGTCTTCCACTATTTGGTTTTGCAGCGGTGATGTATGTTTCATACACTAGCCAAAGCACGGCCAGCAAAATGTTGGATGAATCTTACAGCGATGTGATTCCAAATGTTACTTCACTAGGTAATCTCGAGGGCGGTCGTGCTCGCATTGGCCAATACCTGTGGGGAACAGTCGCAAATTTCAATGCGCCAAAACAGCGCGAAACTTATTTAAAGAAAGCAGAAACTGCGATCGAAGAATATAAGGCCGCAGTGAAAGAGTACGAAGCAACGCCGGATCAACCGGGCGAGCCTCAATTATATGCTCCAATGAAAGAGCATTACGCTGACTATGTTGCTCGTGTGGAAGACATGATTAAAACGTTGCATACGCCGACAGCAGAAAACTATGAAAAGGTTCGTGGTTTAATGTCTGAAGGCACTTACAATGCAGAGTCCGTTGAAATCAAAACGACGACAAGCAAAATCATGGGTATTTATAAGCAGCTTGCGATCGACAATAATAAGAAACAAAAAGCAGAGACAGAAAAGTCATTATTTCTTTTGTTTGCCATTGGTGCCGCTGCGGGCTTCGGTGTTTTTGCAATGTTGATGCTGATCGCTTCGCGCTTAAGTAAAACTGTGGGTGGCATCGTAAACAATCTGACAGACGCAGGTTCCCAAGTGAATTTGGCGATCTCGCAATTGTCACAGGCGGGCCAAAGCTTGTCGCAATCTTCAACGTCAGCGGCAGCCTCATTAGAAGAAACAGTCGCGTCCCTTGAAGAGATGAGTTCTATGGTTAACATGAACTCTGACAATGCCAAACAAGCAGCAGGTTTATCACAAGCTTCGCGTACAGCAGCCGAAGAAGGTGAGCGCGAGATTAAAAATCTTGTGGCTTCGATGCAGGATATTTCTCAGTCCTCTAAAAAAATTGAAGAGATCATCAATGTTATCGATGACATTGCTTTCCAAACGAACTTGTTAGCACTGAATGCCTCTGTGGAAGCTGCACGTGCTGGCGATCACGGTAAAGGTTTTGCCGTTGTCGCGGAAGCCGTGCGCAGTCTTGCGCAAAGATCTGCGGTCGCTGCAAAAGACATTACAAGTCTAATTAAGGACTCTGTTGAAAAAATCGAAAACGGAACTAAGATTGCCGATCGTTCCGGTGACGTTTTGAATAACATCGTGACCTCCATTAAAAAGGTTTCTGATCTTAATAATGAAATTGCGGCTGCAAGCTCGGAGCAAACAACGGGCATTCAGCAGATTAGTAAAGCTATGAATCAATTGGACCAAAGTTCGCAAACGAATGCAGCTTCATCTGAAGAAATCGCCTCTACAGCTGAAGAGATCGCTTCCCAATCAACGCAAATGCAAAATCTTGTGGTGAATTTGAATGGATACGTGGCCGGTGAAAAAACGCCTGAAGCAACTGTTTCTGAAGTGAAACCAGCTCCTGCGGCAAAATGGTCTGCCAAACCTTCCGCGAAGGGTCAGCCGCAACCGACAGCGAAAAAAGCGGCGAACAAGGTTTTAAAGTTCACACCGCCTGCTAAAAAAACCGTCGCATCATCGTCTGCTGAAATGATTCCTTTTGATGACGATGAAAGAAAAGTCGGAACCACTGACGGTTTCTAA
- a CDS encoding SIP domain-containing protein has protein sequence MQQKFDWYLLVGDQAATSLIEDRLKQLPAHAQSVVIIENDTEALKNKVLKAMFPHGDYFTWIACDPPCAVALKDLLVTVKGSQEEWIETT, from the coding sequence ATGCAGCAAAAATTCGATTGGTATTTATTAGTCGGGGATCAGGCGGCGACTTCACTCATAGAGGACCGTCTGAAACAGCTTCCGGCGCATGCTCAGTCCGTGGTTATTATTGAGAACGACACGGAAGCTCTAAAAAACAAAGTCCTTAAAGCGATGTTTCCCCATGGTGACTATTTCACGTGGATTGCTTGTGACCCACCTTGTGCCGTGGCTCTTAAAGATCTTCTTGTCACTGTCAAAGGCAGTCAGGAAGAATGGATTGAAACGACTTAA